The Sulfuricella sp. DNA segment GGACACAACCCAGAGGACGACACCAAAGGGCTGCTAAGACTCAATGGGCAAGACGACCGTCCATATGACCGGCACAACAGGAGCGCCCGCGACAATAGAACAAATCCGGAGACTATTAAGACCTTCTTTGAACGCTCAGCCATTGATCCACGCACTAAGCAACGAGCGCAGGATCTGTTTCGCTGGAATCTGCATTTCTGTGGTTACTGGCAAAAGAAAATTCCGGTAAGCGTTAATCCCAGCCGAGAGGAAACGCTCAAACGACTCGAAGAAGCCAAGAAAAGACTCAATGCTGGCAAAGACAATAACTCATCTCAGGATCGCTGATCATGACCACCACCATCGAATATGCACTGCTTTCTGCCAATGTTTATGGCAACAAATCCGAGATAACCGCACCAGACGATCCCGTCCGCACAACGCAGAACACCCTACCCGTTCCAGACGGTTGGGATGTGCTGGATCAACAGTTCCGAAGCGGCGGCTTCATGGCAACAGCCTACCAGCGTGGAAACGAAATCGTAATTTCCTACGCAGGGACCACTGACGAGGATTCGCTTGATTGGATCACTGGCAATGTCCCCGCCGGTACTGGTGCCACGCTGGCGCAGCCCGCGTAGGGCGCAATAACCAACGGGCATTGCGCCGAACGAAAAATCTCCCGATACTCGCCCCATGCCTGATTATTGACGCGCCTGGCACCCGGGCGGCGCTGAAACCGCCCTCGGTAATTTGAACTGACAGGAGACGAAATCATGCTTGTTGCCGACCTTCCACCTGTTCCGGCTCAGGAAACGCCCATCGTATGGGTACAGACGGGTGCCTTGCTCCCCGGAAGATGGGACTCGCCTGGATGGCGTGCGGAACGAGGCTACATGCGGCGCAATGCCCGTTGGTTATTGCGCCCTACGCGGGCTGACTTCTCTGTGCTCTCTGTGAACTCTGTGGCTTGAACTGAGGTTTTAGGATAAACGTCATTACATCGTAGGCCGGGTTTTCTCGCCACAGCGAGCTGCTTCTTCCCGCCACCCGTCACCGGACTAGCGTGCGCCCAGCGAGAAATTAACCCGGCTGCGTTTTCCCTGATCCGCCGCTTTTTCCTGACCTGATTGTGCACCCTGGGTGGTCACGATGAATACCCGCTCCGGCTCCACCTTGCCTTCGTTGATCAGGTATTCCTTGGCTTCGAGGGCGCGGTGATTGACCAGCTCGCGCAGATCGTCGTCATCCACCTGAAAATGCGCGAGCATCAGTTTTTCCATGTCCTCCACCGGAAGATCCTTGGCTAGGCCGACAAGATTGCGCGGCTTGTTGGGAATTTTTTCCTGCTTGTACGCCTTGGCCAGGTACTTTGCATATTCCGCCGGCTCGATCTTGATCTGGTCGAGCGCGGCAAGATCAGTCCTCTTGTCATGAAGTTCGTTGAATTTCTGGGTCTTGACCTTGCGTTCGAGCATGACGCGCTTCAGCCCTTCCCGGTCCGGCTCGGGATCCACCTGCCCGGCGATGTCGAGCTTGAGACCGGGACGGTCGTGCAGCGCCTTGGCGATATTGCCAAGCTTGCTCTCGCCAGCAGCGGAAATCTCGGCCCGGCCATAATCGTATTCCATGAAGGCCAGTTCCTCGCCGCCGCCAAACAGGCTGCCGATCAGGGCGAACGGGGCGGTTACCGCCTTCACGATGAGATTCACGATCACCTTGATGATGATGCCGCCAACGCTGAACTGGGGATCATCCAGCGAACCGGCAATCGGCAGGCTGATGTCGATATTGCCATTGCGATCCTTGAGCAGCGCCACTGCCAGCATCACCGGCAACTTGGTGGCGGTGGGGCTTTCCACCTTGTCGCCAAATGTCAGTTGATTGAGGATGAGGTGATTCTCGGCAGCCAGCTTGCGGTTCTCGATCGTGTATTTCACATCGAAGGACAGCTTGCCTTTCTGGATGCCATAGCCCGCGTATTTGGAGGAATAGGGCGTCAGGGAGGAAAGCTCGAAATCATTCAGATTGGCCAGCAGATCGAGCGCCAGATTGCCCGACAGGGGATTGATCGTACCGCTGATGTCCAGCCGCCCCTGATTGTCCACCCGGCCCTTGAGCGCCACTTCGGCGAGGGTGCTGGCATCCGACGAGAGCCCCTTGACCGTGCCCCCCAGCCCGGTCAGATGCGCCGAATAATTGGGCTGAATGAAGTGGTCGGAAAAATCCACCTGACCGTTCTTCATGATGAGCCTGGCGATGCTGATGCGCGGCTTGTCTGCCGCTGCCACGGCAGGTTTTGGCGGTGTGTCCGCAGCGCTCTCAGCCGGAGCTTTTGCAGCCGTTTTGGGGTTTTGCTCTTTCACGATCTGTTGCAGATTCAGGCTGCCGTCGGGGTGAATGACCAGCAGCGAGTAGAAATCCGCCAGCGCAACCTCGGCGATACTGATGCGCAGCGGCAGGGTGGCGACATGGATGCGCCTGAAGTTCAAACGGTTCCACTTCAGGAAGTCCTCTTCATCCAGCTTGTCGATGGCAGCCAGGCGATCCAGGCTGGCATCACCTGCAAACGAGACCCTTGGCGCCTCCTTGCCCTCGTCCGCCACCTTGAGCTCGCCTTTGGCCGAGGCGGCGCCATCGGTAAGGGTGATATTGAGCTGCCCGGTAAAGTACGGCTGGAAAGGCTTCAGCTTGATGCCCTTGAGATCCAGCGCCAAGCGCGTGGCCAGCGGGTTGATGCCGAGTTCGCCCGCAGCCGACACGGCGCCGCTCTTGTTGAGATTCAGTGCCAGCGCCAGCTTGGCCTGACGGTCTTTCTGGCTGGAGAGATTCTCCGCGTCAATGCCGATATTTTCCGCGTTGAGAGCGATGGGATCATCCATGGAGGCATCGGAGAACTGGACGCCATACCCGGCCAGGGATAGTTTCCGCACTTCAAACTGGAACGGGGTCTGCGGCCGGGGCGCTTCATTGGCGGCCGCTTTGCCCGGCCCGGCGCTGAATGTTTCGGCCACGTCCATTGCGCCGCCCTTGCCGCGCCGCAGCACAATCCTGCCCCCCGGACTGGACAGCTCGCCCAGCGTCACGCTGCGTTTGCCCAGATCCAGCGCAATGTCCTTGAGCGCAAAGGCAGCAATGTCGATAAAGGCTTCTTTCTCGTTGGTGCGCTGCAAGCGCAGAGCCGTCACATTCAGCGCCGGTTGCAGCAATACCGGCGCCGCGCCGGCATAATCCAGCTCGCTGCCGCTCAGCCTGAT contains these protein-coding regions:
- a CDS encoding DUF748 domain-containing protein; the protein is MMSSHNFIQRINLKKVLLWAGGGFIVFVVLGFLALPPLVKHFAAKALGEKFHRTVAIQEVSINPLKLSLLVKGFSMSEQGGSPPFFAIEELYANLESASLFKGAPVLHAIQVKSPYLRIVRREDASYNVDDILAELLKPSEDPPARYSLNNIQLQGGKVEFDDRPKQALHTVSDIQFSIPFLSNLAYQAEIYVQPDFSARINGSALHLAGKMKPFSKNHESVVALELANLDVARYFEYIPLQQKIAVPSAFLDAKLNISFAQPPEQPPAITLSGTAALRDAVVMQGREKALARFSLLAVELLSADLLHRKVRLKSLSLKRPELHLALNEGHEVTASAGEIRLSGSELDYAGAAPVLLQPALNVTALRLQRTNEKEAFIDIAAFALKDIALDLGKRSVTLGELSSPGGRIVLRRGKGGAMDVAETFSAGPGKAAANEAPRPQTPFQFEVRKLSLAGYGVQFSDASMDDPIALNAENIGIDAENLSSQKDRQAKLALALNLNKSGAVSAAGELGINPLATRLALDLKGIKLKPFQPYFTGQLNITLTDGAASAKGELKVADEGKEAPRVSFAGDASLDRLAAIDKLDEEDFLKWNRLNFRRIHVATLPLRISIAEVALADFYSLLVIHPDGSLNLQQIVKEQNPKTAAKAPAESAADTPPKPAVAAADKPRISIARLIMKNGQVDFSDHFIQPNYSAHLTGLGGTVKGLSSDASTLAEVALKGRVDNQGRLDISGTINPLSGNLALDLLANLNDFELSSLTPYSSKYAGYGIQKGKLSFDVKYTIENRKLAAENHLILNQLTFGDKVESPTATKLPVMLAVALLKDRNGNIDISLPIAGSLDDPQFSVGGIIIKVIVNLIVKAVTAPFALIGSLFGGGEELAFMEYDYGRAEISAAGESKLGNIAKALHDRPGLKLDIAGQVDPEPDREGLKRVMLERKVKTQKFNELHDKRTDLAALDQIKIEPAEYAKYLAKAYKQEKIPNKPRNLVGLAKDLPVEDMEKLMLAHFQVDDDDLRELVNHRALEAKEYLINEGKVEPERVFIVTTQGAQSGQEKAADQGKRSRVNFSLGAR